The genome window CCTTCTTTTCCGCGCAATTTCAATTGCTCATTTTGCTGGTCAACCGTTACGCCAGGTGCACGTTCCAGAACTTCCAGCGCCGTGGCACCCGCAGAAACGATGCTGTTCTCCACATTTACAACTGTACGGTCAATCTGCTGTTCGATGAATGGTTTTTTAGCAACGACCGTCACTTCATTCAATGCCTGCGTGTCGGTTTTTAGGGAAATGGTGGGAAGTGCAACAGCGTCGTCATTGACATTGAAAGGTGCGCTGTAACTTTTTTGGTAACCGACCATCGAAACCAGCGTCAGGAATTTGCCGGCTGGAACTTGGTCGAATAAAAATTTACCGCCGTCGTCAGCCGCAAGCCCTTTCACCAGGGTGGAATCGCTTGCCTTTAACAATAATACATTGACAAACGGAAAAGGCTGGGATTTTTCATCTAGGATTGCCCCGGATACTTTTCCCTTGCCGGGAGTGGCGGAAGTGGTTTGTGCCTGCACAAAAGTTCCAGCCAGCAGCAGCGCTACAGTTAGGTTTAATAAGAATTTCATGGCTAATAGATTATGTTCAGTGTCCGGCTTCGGGTGCGTTATTTTCCTTTCCGGTACAGTGTAAAAGTAAGTACTTTGTATAACATAGAACCTTAGATTACATAAGTGGTTTTAATGTTACATAAGCGGATAATGTGTGCCTGTTGTTTGCTTGATAGATACAAAGGGAATAAAGAAAGTTGCATGTGGCGAGAAAAAAAGTTTAAGTGGTAAATTGCCGTTGTGAACGACCAGGGCACAAAAAAAAACCGCTTCGAGAAGCGGTTTTTACATTTTTATATTAAGTCCCTATCAGGCAAGCTTAACATTGATCGCGTTAAGCCCTTTACGCCCTTCCTGAAGATCAAAAGTAACGTCGTCATTTTCGCGAACTTCGTCCACAAGACCGGAGATGTGTACAAAATAGTCCTGTCCTGTTTCTGTGTCTTTAATAAACCCGTAACCTTTTGAGTCATTAAAGAATTTTACTGTTCCTTGATTCATATTAATTATATATTGAAAATTTACGTAAAGGTAAACAGAACGCAGCGTTTGTACAAATTTACATTGAAAAAATTAAAATTTGCCCGCCTATAATGCAATTGTCCGCTAGCAGAATGATTAAATCCGGTTTTTTGATTTGGGTCAATCTCCCTACATTTGCGTTTTAGATAGCATTTATATGACTGAACAAATTCTGATTTTAGATTTTGGTTCGCAATACACTCAGTTAATAGCACGTCGTGTTCGTGAGCTTAATGTTTATTGTGAAATCCATCCTTACAATAATTTCCCCGATCTCACTCCCAACATTAAAGGCGTAATTCTTTCCGGAAGCCCATGTTCCGTTCGGGATACCGACGCACCGCGAATAGATTTGGATCAGTTCCGTAAAATTGTGCCTGTTCTGGGCGTTTGTTACGGAGCGCAATTGCTGGCGCAGGAGCTGGGTGGCGATGTGAAACCTTCGCAGCACCGAGAATATGGCCGCGCCCGTCTGGTTATTGACGATACGGATTCCTCATTGCTGGCCGGATTATCGGAGTCTTCTCAGGTTTGGATGTCTCACGGCGATACCATTGTTCGCGCCCCGAACGACTTCCACGTGATCGCTTCGACGGAATCCGTGAAAGTGGCTGCATTCAAAATTGAAAATGAACTTACATACGGCATTCAGTTTCACCCCGAGGTTACGCATACGACCGAAGGTAGGAAGCTGATGTACAATTTCGTAGCCAAAATTTGTGGTTGCAAGCAGGATTGGACAGCGGAGTCTTTCGTAGAACAAACCATTGCAAACCTTCGTAAGAAGCTGGGCAATGATAAGGTAGTAATGGCGCTTTCGGGAGGTGTAGATTCTACGGTTGCTGCTACGCTGGTTCACCAGGCTATTGGCGCAAATCTTTATTGCATTTTCGTTGATAACGGTCTTTTGCGTAAGGATGAATTCGCGGAAGTGCTTCATTCTTACCAGGATATGGGTTTGAATATCAAAGGTGTTGATTCAAAATCACACTTTTACCAATCCCTAAACGGACTGTCGGAGCCCGAAGCAAAGCGGAAAGCAATTGGCAAATCCTTCATTGATATTTTTGATCAGGAAGCGCATTTGATTGAGGAAGTGAAATGGCTGGGTCAGGGAACGATCTATCCGGACGTGATTGAGTCGGTTTCTATCAACGGGCCGTCTGCAACGATCAAATCGCACCATAATGTGGGTGGTTTGCCGGATTTCATGAAATTGAAAATCGTTGAGCCGCTGAATACTTTGTTTAAAGATGAAGTAAGGGCTGTGGGCCGGACATTGGGCATTGATGAAAAAATATTAGGACGTCATCCGTTCCCGGGTCCAGGACTTGCCATTCGTATCTTAGGAGAAATCACTCCGGAGAAAGTGGCGATCTTGCAGGAAGTGGACGCTATTTTTATCGGCGGGCTCCGCAAATGGAATTTATATAAAGACGTCTGGCAGGCAGGCGCTATGCTTTTGCCGGTTCAAAGTGTGGGTGTGATGGGGGATGAGCGGACTTACGAAAGTGTGGTTGCTCTTCGTGCTGTGACCTCGATTGATGGAATGACAGCCGACTGGGCGCATTTGCCATATGATTTCCTTGCTGAGGTTTCCAATGACATTATCAATAGAGTAAAAGGTGTTAACCGCGTGGTTTACGACATTTCGTCGAAGCCGCCGGCAACCATTGAATGGGAATAGCATACAAACGAAAAAAGCGGACAATTGTCCGCTTTTTTAATATTGTTCCGTTCTCGTCAGGATCGCCCGACTCCACGGCTGATTAAGCTCAACACAAATAGTACAAGGAATACGAAGAAAAGAATTTTAGCGATTCCAGCTGCTCCGGCAGCAATTCCACCAAAGCCCAATACACCGGCGATAATGGCAACTATCAGAAAAATTACGGTCCATCTTAACATAATTGACAAATGGTTTTAGTTCATAATGAAATATGAAAACAGTTTTACCAATTATGTGCCAAAAGCTGCCGACGCCATAAAACATTCATCCGCATCGGAATTTTGGCGAAAATAGAAGAATTGTTATTGTTTTTATGGGGAGAATGATGCCCATTTTTACGATTTTTTCTTTGCTGCTTCCGAATATTCTAATGCCTCCCACGTTTTCAATCCTGATAAAACCGAACAAAACACTTATTTTGCATTATAACAAACCAAAAAGAGTACGAATGAAGTTTAATTTTATCGTGTTGGCGATGACTGCGATCAGCTTGCAGGTTTCAGCACAAAGTGATCGTTGGCAGCAGCGCGTGAAGTATCAGATGGAAGTTGATTTTGACGCCGCGAAGCATCAATATAAA of Dyadobacter chenhuakuii contains these proteins:
- a CDS encoding DUF1328 family protein, with product MLRWTVIFLIVAIIAGVLGFGGIAAGAAGIAKILFFVFLVLFVLSLISRGVGRS
- a CDS encoding cold-shock protein, with translation MNQGTVKFFNDSKGYGFIKDTETGQDYFVHISGLVDEVRENDDVTFDLQEGRKGLNAINVKLA
- the guaA gene encoding glutamine-hydrolyzing GMP synthase, which translates into the protein MTEQILILDFGSQYTQLIARRVRELNVYCEIHPYNNFPDLTPNIKGVILSGSPCSVRDTDAPRIDLDQFRKIVPVLGVCYGAQLLAQELGGDVKPSQHREYGRARLVIDDTDSSLLAGLSESSQVWMSHGDTIVRAPNDFHVIASTESVKVAAFKIENELTYGIQFHPEVTHTTEGRKLMYNFVAKICGCKQDWTAESFVEQTIANLRKKLGNDKVVMALSGGVDSTVAATLVHQAIGANLYCIFVDNGLLRKDEFAEVLHSYQDMGLNIKGVDSKSHFYQSLNGLSEPEAKRKAIGKSFIDIFDQEAHLIEEVKWLGQGTIYPDVIESVSINGPSATIKSHHNVGGLPDFMKLKIVEPLNTLFKDEVRAVGRTLGIDEKILGRHPFPGPGLAIRILGEITPEKVAILQEVDAIFIGGLRKWNLYKDVWQAGAMLLPVQSVGVMGDERTYESVVALRAVTSIDGMTADWAHLPYDFLAEVSNDIINRVKGVNRVVYDISSKPPATIEWE